A section of the bacterium genome encodes:
- a CDS encoding ABC transporter permease: MISQIAIAIILLIGAGLFSRSLMNLLHVNPGFVRQGVVALQVFLYDYYEKPESQAQFTWEAISQLKNVPGVNSVGITTALPFLDSSSTSSYSVNVEGEPIAAGEEQTAFRTVVTEDYLSLMGIPLQSGRLFESRDHQSGPPTTIINETMARRLNLGNNAIGKKIQAQLRKPTILEIIGVVGSLHHDGLDRQELLYFFSSAFFSRSPRFVLISF; the protein is encoded by the coding sequence ATGAACCTGCTCCATGTGAACCCGGGATTTGTCAGACAGGGCGTTGTTGCATTGCAGGTATTTTTATACGACTACTACGAAAAACCTGAGAGTCAGGCACAATTCACATGGGAAGCAATTTCGCAGCTGAAGAATGTTCCCGGTGTGAATAGCGTAGGGATAACCACGGCGCTTCCCTTTTTGGACAGCAGTTCCACTTCCTCGTATTCCGTGAATGTAGAAGGAGAGCCTATCGCGGCCGGCGAAGAGCAGACGGCATTTCGGACCGTTGTAACGGAGGATTATTTATCACTGATGGGAATTCCTTTACAAAGCGGCAGGCTCTTTGAATCACGCGATCATCAGAGTGGTCCGCCTACTACCATTATTAATGAGACAATGGCAAGACGTTTGAATCTTGGAAACAACGCGATCGGGAAAAAGATTCAGGCTCAACTGCGGAAGCCAACGATACTGGAAATCATCGGAGTGGTCGGAAGTCTGCATCATGACGGCCTCGACCGCCAGGAGCTCCTTTATTTTTTTTCAAGCGCCTTTTTCAGCAGATCCCCAAGATTCGTTTTGATCTCCTTCTGA